The following proteins are encoded in a genomic region of Arachis ipaensis cultivar K30076 chromosome B02, Araip1.1, whole genome shotgun sequence:
- the LOC107627968 gene encoding uncharacterized protein LOC107627968: protein MEDHFRVETIVKFTWTIKNFYELVECRGLHSETFFTGSYAWRIMITPKAANTGKGLSIYLDAVYIANAKTRYAGFKLSLINEFCRKKTKTRTKNKHLFSSENVKFGYKSFISSDEFLSPNNGFLVDNTCTIVAEVFGYDDQNTDTNDDNYQHDENTDTNDDESPKDNVLVDFKGLCRIEKEFVQLLEKVCSRRPNLVESHKKRNMSQKFNEWSFTTLGKVLQFLKTKKVKDMMNDDACKELQDLWEELEIVKFDDLSWLKRNMLNLHWVPKIIWRREE from the exons ATGGAGGATCACTTTCGGGTTGAAACAATTGTGAAGTTCACATGGACCATAAAAAATTTCTACGAGTTAGTAGAATGCAGGGGGCTCCACTCCGAAACCTTCTTCACTGGGTCCTATGCATG GCGGATTATGATAACCCCAAAAGCTGCCAACACCGGAAAAGGCTTGTCAATTTATTTGGATGCTGTGTACATTGCTAATGCCAAAACCAGATATGCTGGCTTCAAGTTGTCTCTAATTAATGAATTCTGTCGCAAAAAGACCAAAACTAGGACAA AGAACAAGCACTTGTTCAGCTCAGAGAATGTTAAATTTGGTTACAAATCGTTTATATCTTCAGATGAATTTCTAAGTCCTAACAATGGGTTTCTTGTGGATAACACATGCACCATTGTTGCTGAGGTTTTTGGATATGATGATCAAAATACAGATACTAATGATGATAACTACCAACATGATGAAAATACAGATACTAATGATGATGAATCTCCTAAGGATAATGTGTTAGTGGATTTCAAGGGTCTATGCAGAATAGAAAAAGAGTTTGTTCAATTGTTGGAAAAAGTATGTTCAAGGCGTCCAAATCTTGTTGAAAGCCATAAAAAGAGGAACATGAGTCAAAAGTTCAATGAATGGTCATTCACAACATTAGGGAAAGTGTTGCAATTTCTTAAGACTAAGAAAGTGAAGGACATGATGAACGATGATGCTTGTAAAGAGCTTCAAGATTTGTGGGAGGAACTTGAGATAGTTAagtttgatgatttgagttggtTGAAAAGGAACATGTTGAATCTGCATTGGGTACCAAAAATTATATGGAGAAGAGAGgaatga